One genomic region from Amycolatopsis sp. FBCC-B4732 encodes:
- a CDS encoding TspO/MBR family protein, which translates to MTTLPRSRPAPVAVLAGFLAAVAAVAVVGGLAATRSREVYGALVQPPWAPPSWLFGPVWTVLYILIAISGWLFWRASGTRREFAWYAAGLVLNAAWTPLFFAAGAYTVALVEIVVLDVVVAGTLVVFRRRSPLAAGLQLPYLAWTLFATALNAAIVFLNP; encoded by the coding sequence GTGACGACCCTGCCCCGTTCCCGCCCCGCCCCGGTGGCGGTCCTGGCCGGCTTCCTCGCCGCGGTGGCGGCGGTGGCCGTCGTGGGCGGCCTCGCGGCAACGAGATCGAGGGAGGTCTACGGCGCGCTGGTCCAGCCGCCGTGGGCCCCGCCGTCGTGGCTGTTCGGTCCGGTGTGGACGGTCCTGTACATCCTGATCGCGATCTCGGGCTGGCTGTTCTGGCGAGCGTCGGGAACCCGCCGGGAGTTCGCCTGGTACGCGGCGGGGTTGGTCCTGAACGCGGCGTGGACACCGTTGTTCTTCGCGGCGGGCGCTTACACGGTGGCGCTGGTGGAGATCGTGGTCTTGGACGTGGTGGTCGCGGGAACGCTGGTGGTGTTCCGCCGCCGTTCCCCGCTGGCGGCGGGTTTGCAGCTGCCGTACCTGGCGTGGACGCTGTTCGCGACGGCTCTGAACGCGGCGATCGTCTTCCTCAACCCGTGA